A window of the Theileria parva strain Muguga chromosome 2, complete sequence, whole genome shotgun sequence genome harbors these coding sequences:
- the trx1 gene encoding Thioredoxin-1: MIKNICNIGLAKESYNLFQKRYLVRIVESADDYKATILQDKLVLAKFSASWCKPCQKAKPVVEELSNELPHLNFIDVDVDNLPQIADEEGVKTIPFFKLFKNGKLLDEITGCDKAQLKDLILKHNNS; this comes from the exons atgataaaaaatatatgtaATATAGGATTAGCTAAAGAATCttacaatttatttcaaaaaCGTTACTTGGTTCGTATTGTAGAGTCGGCCGACGACTACAAGGCTACAATACTTCAGGATAAATTAGTACTGGCTAAGTTTAGTGCGAGTTGGTGTAAACCTTGTCAGAAGGCCAAGCCGGTGGTTGAAGAGCTCAGCAACGAGCTTCCTCACCTCAACTTTATCGACGTCGATGTTGACAACCTTCCACAGATTGCTGATGAAGAAGGAGTAAAAACCATCCCATTTTTcaagttatttaaaaatgggaAGCTATTAGATGAAATTACAG GTTGCGATAAAGCTCAGTTGAAAgatttaatattgaaaCATAATAATTCTTAA